A single Providencia manganoxydans DNA region contains:
- the nuoN gene encoding NADH-quinone oxidoreductase subunit NuoN, giving the protein MTITPQQLIAILPLLIVGLTAVVVMLSIAWRRDHLTSATLTVFGFAVALLSLFFIADSLPMEVTQLIRVDGYAMFYTALVLIAGMATSIFAFHWLEGFNDNRDEFHLLLTIAVAGGVLLSMSNHMASMFIGIELISLPLFGLVAYTFERKRSLEAGIKYMVLSAAASSFLLFGIALLYAESGSLSFSAVGQSLTDSQIHAPLVLVGLGMLIVGFGFKLSLFPFQLWTPDVYQGAPAPVAAFLATGSKIGIFAVLMRIFMEAPAAQSNTLAIVVSVIAIASILFGNLLAITQKSAKRLLGYSSISHMGYLLVALVALRVDPIASQVTVAIYLAGYLFASLGAFGVISIVSSPYRGDDQDDISAFRGLFWHKPVLATVLTVMMLSLAGVPITLGFIGKFYVIISAVNAELWWLTGAVVVGSAIGLFYYLRFMASLYSRDAEHADRYTGPAKATFGTVVAVICAIIVILMGVWPQPLINIASSALAVISL; this is encoded by the coding sequence ATGACAATAACACCTCAACAATTGATCGCAATACTCCCGCTGTTGATCGTCGGATTGACGGCGGTGGTTGTGATGCTGTCCATTGCGTGGCGACGCGATCATCTAACAAGTGCCACATTGACAGTATTTGGCTTCGCAGTTGCGCTGCTATCACTGTTCTTTATTGCTGATAGTTTGCCAATGGAAGTCACTCAGCTTATTCGTGTTGATGGCTATGCAATGTTCTACACTGCACTAGTCTTGATTGCGGGTATGGCAACAAGCATCTTCGCCTTCCATTGGTTGGAAGGTTTCAACGACAACAGAGATGAATTTCATTTGCTGCTGACAATTGCAGTGGCAGGTGGCGTATTACTTTCAATGTCTAACCACATGGCATCAATGTTCATTGGTATCGAGCTGATTTCGTTACCTCTGTTCGGCTTAGTGGCTTACACATTTGAGCGTAAACGTTCGCTGGAGGCAGGTATCAAGTATATGGTGCTATCTGCTGCCGCTTCTTCTTTCTTGTTGTTTGGTATCGCGTTACTGTATGCAGAATCAGGTAGCCTGAGCTTCTCTGCGGTGGGCCAGAGCCTCACTGACAGCCAAATCCATGCCCCACTTGTATTAGTCGGTCTAGGTATGCTGATCGTTGGGTTTGGTTTCAAACTGTCTCTGTTCCCATTCCAATTATGGACACCTGATGTTTATCAAGGCGCACCAGCTCCTGTAGCGGCATTCTTAGCAACAGGCAGTAAGATAGGGATCTTTGCCGTATTGATGCGTATCTTTATGGAAGCACCAGCAGCGCAAAGTAATACCTTAGCGATTGTGGTAAGTGTGATAGCGATAGCATCTATTCTGTTTGGTAACTTGTTGGCTATCACTCAGAAAAGTGCAAAACGTCTGCTTGGTTACTCATCAATTTCGCATATGGGATACCTGCTTGTTGCGTTAGTTGCATTACGCGTTGACCCAATTGCATCGCAAGTGACAGTGGCTATTTATTTAGCAGGCTATTTATTTGCAAGTTTAGGTGCGTTTGGTGTGATTAGTATTGTATCTAGCCCGTACCGTGGTGATGACCAAGACGATATAAGTGCTTTCCGTGGTCTGTTCTGGCACAAGCCAGTATTAGCCACTGTGCTAACCGTGATGATGCTTTCTTTAGCAGGGGTGCCGATTACATTAGGATTTATTGGTAAATTCTATGTGATTATCTCTGCGGTGAATGCGGAACTATGGTGGTTAACTGGTGCAGTCGTTGTTGGTAGCGCTATTGGTTTGTTCTATTACCTACGCTTTATGGCAAGCTTGTATAGCCGTGATGCAGAGCATGCAGATCGTTATACTGGTCCTGCAAAAGCCACTTTTGGTACTGTTGTAGCAGTAATTTGCGCTATCATCGTTATCCTAATGGGTGTATGGCCACAACCTCTGATCAATATCGCTTCAAGTGCATTAGCAGTAATTAGTTTGTAA
- a CDS encoding alpha-xenorhabdolysin family binary toxin subunit B: MYTIATTPVLPKIEIYQVRMLTNKIKNYNQSIINYDPIIFNQIKRISNQASHLNELVRNSLPIMKLKTRYIINSTMYNSFAYHETNQYQKSLNELETIEFIDDLADLKDEIIKLKTPLRTTIDFLSVLELDEINQLKHHYYTQKKANLLISIENNNKKTAEFTQDMNIIIKAEEVILNYRLSDMFDKIFPEISVIESMDIPPSKKDLIKLAIDCAKRLLVIIDNGLDFMKLVDARLYLTDQLFVLREQAREYSERSNKLDYLLTLAGDVTKIEKNKNSIIENFQQLQSYLQQWIDYINHCLNEEIMDIHKAIKSCNTFMDFILETEYQYQRQLAD; this comes from the coding sequence ATGTATACTATTGCAACGACTCCTGTTTTACCTAAAATTGAAATTTATCAAGTAAGAATGCTAACTAATAAAATTAAAAATTATAATCAAAGCATTATTAATTATGACCCTATTATTTTCAATCAAATAAAAAGAATATCTAACCAAGCCAGTCATCTAAATGAGTTAGTTAGAAACTCACTCCCTATCATGAAATTAAAAACTCGCTACATCATAAACAGTACTATGTACAATAGTTTCGCATATCATGAAACCAATCAATATCAAAAAAGCCTCAATGAACTAGAAACCATCGAGTTTATTGATGACCTTGCTGATCTTAAAGATGAAATTATCAAATTAAAGACACCATTGCGTACAACTATCGATTTTCTATCAGTATTGGAACTTGATGAAATAAATCAACTAAAACACCATTATTATACTCAGAAAAAAGCAAATCTTTTAATATCCATTGAAAACAATAATAAAAAGACAGCAGAATTCACTCAAGATATGAATATTATTATTAAGGCTGAAGAAGTCATATTAAATTATCGACTTTCTGATATGTTTGATAAAATTTTTCCAGAGATTTCTGTCATTGAGTCAATGGATATTCCACCGTCAAAGAAAGATTTGATAAAATTAGCGATCGATTGTGCCAAACGTCTTTTGGTTATTATTGATAATGGCTTAGATTTCATGAAACTCGTTGATGCTCGATTATATTTAACCGACCAGTTATTTGTTTTAAGGGAACAAGCTAGAGAATATAGTGAACGTAGTAATAAACTGGATTATTTACTGACATTAGCCGGTGATGTCACGAAAATAGAAAAAAATAAAAACAGTATTATCGAAAACTTCCAACAGCTACAGAGTTATTTACAACAATGGATTGATTATATAAATCATTGTTTAAATGAAGAAATAATGGATATCCATAAAGCGATAAAATCTTGTAATACTTTTATGGATTTTATCCTTGAGACAGAATATCAATATCAGCGCCAATTAGCCGATTAA
- a CDS encoding alpha-xenorhabdolysin family binary toxin subunit A: MSDTNYDKIIEKENIGNVTLALLTNQDPLSARAPGIFTQLDLINIHKYINFALTLPTSSHDILSWFKISSSANFPLEISHLTNTIQLINSHAKTWDNVEQQVKQQAINLSLTSRNIVQTGNQIVDYINHMPIVQQIANSLDELSAEELRNIRYQNDDQQIATELLSILGFIKDDILNQADKTSKIKNIISDFRVHIIGGNLSNNQEVDSLLFKIKSIYMQLDSTDDTHTESNLIEKISALKHEVMILEKEYKHFVKLSFTGLAGGLIGLIITGGIFGSQAEKVRHRKNGLINQISELNEKINRDRFMKKTILDIQINLQKIEGHFKDARLAIDHLDYMWLVILTEINQSIETFSRIDNAENLLKFIARFKKIITAWVSVQIYADQLVELFDVQLTKSSQV, translated from the coding sequence ATGAGTGATACAAACTATGATAAAATAATTGAAAAAGAAAATATAGGAAATGTAACGCTTGCATTATTAACTAACCAAGATCCTCTTTCTGCCCGTGCCCCCGGAATTTTCACTCAACTCGATCTTATCAATATTCATAAATACATCAACTTTGCATTAACATTACCCACTTCTTCTCACGATATCTTGTCATGGTTTAAAATTAGTAGCTCAGCAAACTTTCCGCTTGAAATCAGCCACCTCACAAATACTATCCAACTAATTAATAGTCATGCAAAAACTTGGGATAATGTTGAACAACAAGTAAAACAGCAAGCGATTAATCTATCATTAACTAGCCGAAATATTGTTCAAACAGGTAATCAAATAGTCGATTATATTAATCACATGCCAATTGTCCAACAAATAGCAAACAGCTTAGATGAACTCTCTGCAGAAGAACTACGAAATATAAGATATCAAAATGACGATCAACAGATTGCTACAGAATTACTCAGCATTCTAGGTTTTATAAAAGATGATATTTTAAATCAAGCAGATAAGACATCAAAGATAAAAAATATTATTTCTGATTTTCGAGTACATATTATCGGAGGGAATTTATCTAACAATCAAGAAGTCGATTCTTTACTTTTTAAAATTAAATCGATTTATATGCAATTAGATTCTACTGATGATACTCATACAGAATCTAATCTAATTGAAAAGATCTCAGCGCTTAAACACGAAGTGATGATCCTCGAAAAAGAATATAAACATTTTGTTAAACTCAGTTTTACAGGGCTTGCTGGTGGTCTTATCGGTTTAATCATCACAGGAGGAATATTTGGTAGCCAAGCAGAAAAAGTTCGCCACAGGAAAAATGGGTTAATAAATCAAATTAGTGAATTAAATGAAAAAATTAACCGTGACCGTTTTATGAAGAAAACAATCCTTGATATTCAAATTAATCTACAAAAAATTGAAGGCCATTTTAAAGATGCCCGCTTAGCCATTGACCATTTAGATTATATGTGGCTCGTGATATTAACAGAAATTAACCAATCGATAGAGACATTCTCTCGTATCGATAATGCTGAAAATCTTCTTAAATTCATTGCCCGTTTTAAAAAAATTATCACTGCATGGGTCTCAGTTCAAATATATGCAGATCAACTAGTCGAACTATTTGATGTTCAGCTAACTAAATCTTCTCAGGTTTAA
- a CDS encoding isochorismate synthase, translating into MAYKKIDNLVTGILQQLSELVLNNQNLTRLCWKVEGQSAFPGLEWLSEQPCYPQFYWYQRTGTDECSAIGTACEFNDIDAAEAFLSANADYPDMRLWGLNGWNAFGDGITKADKQNAAYYFLPRLEIFRQRSSITITINIVGEQDRLAAIEFLKQLKPVTSSVLPLDARIISYEHSPEKKQWCELLSDAITRMKSGHMEKVVMARETKLTLSKSVSVAEFLLASQQVNHQCYHFMMAFDKQSGFLSSTPERLYLRQGTQLNSEALAGTVANDMDDNIAAQNAKWLMEDSKNQHENLVVVDDICQQLQGIVTGIDVSPAKIIRLRKIQHLYRSIAATLISSSDSECLQRLQPTAAVCGLPRAVARQFLTEHEPFSRRWYAGTGGFVSLNKSEFAVSLRCAQIEHQKLSLFSGAGIVSDSDPEQEWIEIENKAAGLKSLLEQD; encoded by the coding sequence GTGGCATATAAAAAAATAGATAATTTAGTAACTGGAATTCTTCAACAACTGTCAGAATTGGTATTGAATAATCAAAATTTGACTCGTTTATGCTGGAAAGTTGAGGGGCAATCAGCTTTTCCAGGGCTTGAATGGCTATCTGAACAGCCTTGCTACCCACAATTTTACTGGTATCAACGTACTGGTACTGATGAATGTAGTGCAATTGGCACTGCATGTGAATTTAATGATATTGATGCAGCAGAAGCTTTTCTCTCCGCTAATGCAGATTACCCTGATATGCGTCTATGGGGGCTAAATGGCTGGAATGCATTTGGCGATGGCATCACAAAAGCTGATAAACAGAATGCAGCTTATTATTTTTTACCGCGTTTAGAAATTTTTCGTCAACGTTCATCAATCACCATCACTATTAATATCGTGGGGGAACAGGATCGCTTGGCTGCGATAGAATTTCTAAAGCAGCTTAAACCTGTTACATCATCAGTTCTTCCTTTAGATGCACGAATCATAAGCTATGAGCATTCACCAGAAAAAAAACAATGGTGTGAATTGTTGAGCGATGCAATTACCCGCATGAAATCTGGCCATATGGAAAAGGTGGTGATGGCACGGGAGACTAAGCTCACTTTGTCAAAATCCGTATCAGTGGCTGAATTTTTATTGGCTAGCCAACAAGTGAATCATCAATGTTATCATTTTATGATGGCGTTTGATAAACAGTCGGGTTTTTTATCATCTACACCTGAACGCCTGTATTTGCGTCAAGGAACCCAATTAAATTCTGAGGCATTAGCAGGTACCGTCGCTAATGATATGGATGACAATATTGCGGCACAAAATGCAAAATGGTTGATGGAAGACAGTAAAAACCAGCATGAAAACTTAGTTGTCGTTGATGATATTTGCCAACAACTACAAGGTATTGTCACAGGAATTGACGTCTCTCCAGCGAAAATAATTCGCTTACGTAAGATCCAACATCTATACCGTTCGATTGCGGCAACGCTGATCTCTTCATCAGATAGCGAATGCCTTCAACGATTACAGCCTACCGCAGCAGTGTGTGGCTTACCTCGCGCAGTTGCACGACAATTTTTAACTGAACATGAGCCTTTTTCTCGGCGTTGGTATGCCGGAACGGGAGGCTTCGTTAGTCTTAATAAAAGTGAATTTGCAGTTTCATTACGCTGCGCTCAAATTGAACATCAAAAATTGTCGCTATTTTCTGGTGCAGGTATCGTCAGCGATTCTGATCCCGAACAAGAATGGATTGAAATTGAAAACAAGGCTGCGGGCTTAAAATCATTGCTTGAACAGGATTAA
- the menD gene encoding 2-succinyl-5-enolpyruvyl-6-hydroxy-3-cyclohexene-1-carboxylic-acid synthase, whose product MSNSVFNMRWAEIIIEALTRHGMKHICIAPGSRSTPLTLTAAKNNKLHCHTHFDERGLGHLALGLAKASLAPVGVIVTSGTAVANLYPSLIEAGLTGEKIVFLTADRPPELIDCGANQAIRQTHIFASHPTQSLMLPRPTEDISAKWLVSAIDNGMNLLHQGAFHINCPFAEPLYGETDGAYEWQQQLGDWWHSNLPWLSEPLTNTVAHISDWYFWRQKKGVVIAGRMNEQDGQRVADWAKMLGWPLIGDVLSQTGQPYPCADLWLAHPQAQDWLKQAELVVQFGSSLTGKRLLQWQAQCHPQEYWIIDTIQGRLDPANHYGRKLTCSIKGWLDEHPAQPRGTWCDGLLALAERTQQHVTEQLQHQFSEAAVAHQLPQLLAPKGQLFVGNSLIVRLIDAFAQLPAEYPVYSNRGASGIDGLIATMAGVQRATAKPTLGIVGDLSALYDLNSLALLREPSAPTILIVVNNNGGQIFSMLPTPEKTRQDYYCMPQNVHFQHAALMFGLQYEAPKDWLSLLNVVEQFWHNQQGTLLIELVVDSDEGARTFKQLLDEVGNL is encoded by the coding sequence ATGTCGAATTCTGTTTTTAATATGCGTTGGGCTGAGATTATTATCGAAGCGCTGACCCGTCATGGCATGAAACATATTTGTATTGCGCCCGGCTCGCGTTCTACCCCTTTGACTTTAACTGCGGCAAAGAATAACAAATTACATTGTCACACGCATTTTGATGAAAGAGGGTTAGGGCATCTTGCATTAGGTTTAGCAAAAGCGAGTTTAGCGCCTGTTGGTGTGATCGTAACTTCAGGCACCGCAGTGGCTAACTTATATCCATCTTTGATTGAAGCAGGCTTAACGGGTGAAAAAATCGTTTTTCTCACCGCAGATCGACCACCAGAGCTCATTGATTGCGGCGCAAACCAAGCTATTCGTCAGACACATATATTTGCTTCGCATCCTACGCAAAGCTTGATGTTGCCAAGGCCAACAGAAGATATTTCTGCAAAATGGCTAGTCAGTGCTATTGATAATGGCATGAACTTGTTACACCAAGGTGCATTTCATATTAATTGCCCATTTGCAGAGCCATTATACGGTGAGACAGACGGAGCCTATGAGTGGCAACAACAGTTAGGTGATTGGTGGCATTCAAATTTACCTTGGTTAAGTGAACCTTTAACAAATACCGTTGCGCATATTTCAGATTGGTACTTTTGGCGCCAAAAAAAAGGTGTCGTGATAGCCGGTAGAATGAATGAACAGGACGGCCAACGCGTTGCTGACTGGGCTAAAATGCTTGGCTGGCCATTAATTGGTGATGTTCTTTCGCAAACAGGGCAGCCTTACCCATGTGCAGATCTCTGGTTAGCTCATCCTCAAGCTCAAGATTGGCTGAAGCAAGCGGAATTAGTGGTGCAATTTGGTTCAAGTTTAACCGGTAAACGCTTACTTCAATGGCAGGCTCAATGCCATCCACAAGAATACTGGATCATTGATACGATCCAAGGGCGTCTTGACCCAGCAAATCATTATGGTCGAAAATTAACCTGCTCTATCAAAGGCTGGCTTGATGAACATCCTGCACAACCGCGCGGTACTTGGTGTGATGGTTTATTAGCATTAGCAGAACGTACGCAACAGCATGTCACAGAGCAATTACAACATCAATTTTCTGAAGCTGCGGTTGCGCATCAGCTACCACAACTTTTGGCACCAAAAGGGCAATTATTTGTTGGTAATAGCCTTATTGTTAGGCTAATTGATGCATTTGCTCAATTACCTGCTGAATATCCGGTTTATAGTAATCGAGGTGCGAGTGGTATCGATGGGCTAATTGCCACGATGGCGGGCGTACAACGAGCAACAGCAAAACCGACATTGGGCATTGTTGGTGATCTTTCTGCTCTGTATGATCTCAACAGTTTAGCATTATTGCGAGAACCTTCTGCTCCAACCATTTTGATTGTAGTGAACAATAATGGAGGGCAAATTTTTTCGATGCTGCCAACGCCTGAAAAAACACGACAAGATTACTACTGCATGCCACAAAACGTTCATTTTCAGCACGCGGCCTTGATGTTTGGCTTGCAATATGAGGCACCAAAAGATTGGTTATCATTACTCAATGTTGTTGAGCAGTTTTGGCATAATCAACAAGGTACGTTATTGATCGAATTAGTTGTCGATAGTGATGAAGGGGCGCGCACATTCAAACAGTTACTTGATGAAGTAGGTAACCTTTGA
- the menH gene encoding 2-succinyl-6-hydroxy-2,4-cyclohexadiene-1-carboxylate synthase: protein MLAAYRDNQHQSGPWLIWLHGLLGSADEWQPIVDLCPNYPSLRIDLPGHGASSSIDCHGFADFDQQLAQVIQHHGISQYYLIGYSLGARLAMHYACYYQTDGLCGLIIEGGNVGLNEVALRAQREKNDHQWAQRFRFEPIEIVLNDWYQQAVFAHLTANERQQLVLLRQQNNPQSVANILENTSLAKQPFLADKLSELSIPFRYFCGERDQKFRSVSQQYALPITLINNAGHNAHRENPHDYATALHHFLSLCG from the coding sequence ATGTTAGCGGCCTACCGTGATAATCAACACCAATCAGGACCGTGGCTGATTTGGCTACATGGATTACTAGGCAGTGCTGATGAATGGCAACCTATTGTTGATCTCTGTCCAAATTATCCCTCTCTGCGTATAGATTTACCGGGGCACGGAGCCTCTAGCTCCATAGATTGTCATGGTTTTGCTGATTTTGATCAGCAGCTAGCTCAGGTAATACAACATCATGGTATTTCACAATATTATCTTATTGGTTACTCATTGGGTGCGCGTTTAGCAATGCACTATGCATGTTACTATCAGACTGATGGACTATGTGGTTTGATTATTGAAGGCGGAAATGTCGGGCTAAATGAGGTTGCTCTGCGTGCTCAAAGAGAGAAAAACGATCATCAATGGGCGCAACGTTTTCGTTTTGAGCCGATTGAAATAGTGCTAAATGATTGGTATCAACAAGCGGTTTTTGCTCATTTAACCGCTAATGAACGCCAACAATTAGTATTATTACGCCAGCAAAACAATCCTCAATCGGTTGCGAATATTTTAGAAAATACCTCATTAGCCAAACAACCTTTTTTAGCCGACAAGCTATCTGAGCTCTCGATACCATTTCGCTATTTTTGTGGCGAACGAGACCAAAAATTTCGAAGCGTTTCGCAACAATATGCTTTGCCGATTACGCTAATTAACAATGCAGGGCATAATGCTCATCGTGAAAATCCGCATGACTATGCAACTGCGCTTCACCATTTTTTATCACTTTGTGGTTAA
- the menB gene encoding 1,4-dihydroxy-2-naphthoyl-CoA synthase yields the protein MIYPSEEKLYAPIEWQDCSEGFDDILYHKSPEGIAKITINRPQVRNAFRPQTVKEMIQALSDARYDDTVGTIILTGAGEKAFCAGGDQKIRGDYGGYRDESGTHHLNVLDFQRQIRTCPKPVVAMVAGFAIGGGHVLHMMCDLTIAAENAVFGQTGPKVGSFDGGWGASYMARIVGQKKAREIWFLCRQYNAQEALDMGLVNTVVPYAELEKETVRWCREMLENSPMALRCLKAALNADCDGQAGLQELAGNATMLFYMTEEGQEGRNAFNEKRAPDFSKYKRNP from the coding sequence ATGATTTATCCTAGCGAAGAAAAGCTCTATGCTCCGATTGAATGGCAAGATTGCTCTGAGGGGTTTGATGATATTCTGTATCATAAATCACCTGAAGGGATTGCAAAAATTACCATTAACCGTCCGCAAGTACGTAATGCATTCCGCCCACAAACCGTGAAAGAGATGATCCAAGCGTTGTCTGATGCACGTTATGATGACACGGTAGGCACCATTATTTTGACTGGCGCAGGTGAAAAAGCCTTCTGTGCTGGTGGCGATCAAAAAATCCGTGGTGACTACGGCGGCTACCGTGATGAAAGTGGTACACACCACCTTAACGTATTGGATTTTCAACGCCAAATTCGTACTTGCCCTAAACCGGTTGTTGCGATGGTGGCAGGCTTTGCCATCGGTGGCGGTCACGTACTGCACATGATGTGTGACCTGACGATTGCCGCAGAGAACGCCGTATTTGGTCAAACAGGGCCAAAAGTCGGCTCCTTTGATGGTGGGTGGGGCGCTTCTTACATGGCACGTATTGTTGGCCAGAAAAAAGCTCGTGAAATTTGGTTCTTATGCCGTCAGTACAATGCACAAGAAGCATTAGATATGGGGCTGGTGAATACGGTTGTTCCTTACGCTGAACTGGAAAAAGAAACAGTGCGTTGGTGCCGTGAAATGTTAGAAAATAGCCCAATGGCATTACGTTGTTTGAAAGCAGCTTTAAATGCAGATTGTGATGGACAAGCTGGTTTACAAGAACTTGCAGGTAATGCAACTATGCTGTTTTACATGACCGAAGAAGGTCAAGAAGGCCGTAATGCCTTTAATGAAAAACGTGCGCCTGACTTCTCTAAATATAAGCGTAACCCATAA
- the menC gene encoding o-succinylbenzoate synthase: MRKATLYAFSLPMEAGVILRYQRLKTRDGLLVRLEDGENVGWGEISPLPEFSRETLAEATEEAKQKLTEWVSGQLLIDSLLPSVAFGCSCALAELSGELPEQADYRKAPLCSGDPDDLILRLDAMEGEKIAKVKVGLYEAVRDGMVTNLLLEAVPDLKLRLDANRSWTRAKAEGFAKYVNPEYRHRIDFLEEPCKTREESLQYAADTGIAIAWDESVREANFKVEAQAGVAAIVIKPTLTGSLTYCRQLVTEAHQHGLQAVISSSIETSFGLTQLARIAHQLTPHTIPGLDTLDLIQSQLIRTWPNSSLPVTQLDELTIEWQS; encoded by the coding sequence ATGCGTAAGGCAACACTTTACGCGTTTAGCCTGCCGATGGAGGCAGGCGTTATCCTGCGTTACCAACGCCTAAAAACTCGTGATGGGTTGCTGGTTCGCTTAGAGGATGGGGAGAACGTAGGTTGGGGAGAGATATCGCCCCTTCCTGAGTTTAGTCGAGAAACATTAGCTGAAGCCACCGAAGAAGCAAAACAAAAGTTGACGGAGTGGGTAAGTGGGCAGCTTTTGATAGATAGCCTTTTACCATCGGTTGCTTTTGGTTGCAGTTGCGCCTTAGCTGAATTGTCAGGTGAACTACCCGAGCAAGCAGACTACCGTAAAGCGCCACTGTGTAGTGGTGATCCTGACGACCTTATTTTACGCCTTGATGCAATGGAAGGTGAAAAGATTGCTAAGGTCAAAGTTGGGTTGTATGAAGCGGTACGTGACGGTATGGTCACTAACTTGCTGCTAGAAGCGGTACCTGACTTGAAATTACGTCTTGATGCAAACCGCAGTTGGACAAGAGCCAAAGCGGAGGGTTTTGCGAAATACGTTAATCCTGAATATCGTCACCGCATCGACTTTCTTGAAGAGCCTTGCAAAACTCGGGAAGAGTCACTGCAATATGCCGCAGATACGGGTATTGCCATTGCGTGGGATGAAAGTGTTAGAGAAGCTAATTTCAAAGTCGAAGCGCAAGCAGGGGTAGCTGCGATAGTGATCAAGCCTACGCTCACTGGGAGTTTAACCTATTGTCGTCAATTGGTGACTGAGGCACATCAACATGGTTTGCAAGCGGTGATCAGCTCATCAATAGAAACGAGCTTTGGGCTAACACAATTAGCTCGTATCGCACATCAGCTAACACCGCATACGATACCGGGGTTAGATACACTTGATTTAATTCAATCTCAATTAATTAGAACTTGGCCTAATAGCTCACTTCCGGTTACACAGCTTGATGAATTAACAATCGAATGGCAGAGTTAA
- the menE gene encoding o-succinylbenzoate--CoA ligase: MAELTRFNDWPWQHWASQQPSAIALLTDDSALTWLQLSEKITALAECFYQQGLRNSQTVILRGKNSPQLLLSQLAILRCGAKVLPLNPRQPELLLKDLLPHLDIDFVIDFDDGLLNLFSYPELQFIETNPSYPQQISHLPCFDHVIEQPATLILTSGSTGLPKAALHSMHAHFDSANGVLQAMDYQMNDCWLLSLPLFHVSGQGILWRWLLRGAKLAVKSACLIESLQGVSHASLVPTQLWRLLEQTESRSLTLKQVLLGGATIPTSLTDLAASKGIDCWSGYGMTEMASTVCAKRADGRKGVGQPLSGKQVRLVDNEIQIKSHSQALGYWFDGKIKPLNTLEGWLKTNDKGAYIDGEYQVLGRLDNLFISGGECVQPEDIEAVINSHPAVKQSFIIPIDDKEFGQRGVAVVDVSETQILSEIADWLKDKLTPYQFPVHFYRLESQLKSSGIKVSRKQVRDWVYNQ, encoded by the coding sequence ATGGCAGAGTTAACACGTTTTAATGACTGGCCTTGGCAGCACTGGGCTAGTCAACAACCTAGTGCTATTGCATTGCTAACGGATGATAGCGCTTTGACGTGGTTGCAGTTATCCGAAAAAATTACCGCGCTTGCTGAGTGTTTTTATCAGCAGGGGCTACGTAATAGCCAGACTGTTATCTTACGCGGGAAAAATAGTCCACAACTGCTCTTAAGCCAATTGGCTATATTACGTTGTGGTGCAAAGGTGTTACCTCTGAATCCACGACAACCTGAATTATTACTGAAAGATTTATTACCGCACCTCGATATTGATTTCGTTATTGACTTTGATGATGGATTACTCAATTTATTTTCATATCCCGAATTACAATTTATAGAGACGAATCCTTCTTATCCGCAGCAGATAAGCCATTTGCCATGTTTTGATCATGTGATAGAACAGCCCGCCACCCTGATCTTAACGTCAGGCTCGACAGGATTGCCCAAAGCGGCGCTGCATAGTATGCATGCGCATTTTGATAGCGCTAATGGTGTGTTACAGGCAATGGACTACCAAATGAATGATTGTTGGTTGTTATCGTTACCGCTATTTCATGTTTCTGGGCAAGGTATTTTATGGCGTTGGTTATTGCGTGGCGCTAAATTAGCAGTTAAATCAGCATGTTTAATTGAATCGTTACAAGGGGTCAGTCATGCCTCTTTGGTGCCAACACAATTATGGCGACTGCTTGAGCAAACAGAAAGTCGTTCATTAACCCTAAAACAAGTTTTGTTAGGTGGTGCGACAATACCGACATCATTAACTGATTTAGCCGCAAGCAAAGGAATTGATTGCTGGAGTGGTTATGGCATGACAGAAATGGCTTCAACGGTGTGTGCTAAACGTGCCGATGGTAGAAAAGGGGTCGGCCAGCCTCTTAGTGGTAAACAAGTCAGATTAGTCGACAATGAAATTCAAATTAAGTCGCATAGCCAAGCCCTTGGTTATTGGTTTGATGGGAAAATAAAACCACTCAATACGCTTGAGGGTTGGTTGAAAACTAATGATAAAGGAGCTTATATTGATGGTGAATATCAAGTGCTTGGGCGATTAGATAATCTGTTTATCAGTGGTGGTGAATGTGTCCAACCAGAAGATATTGAAGCCGTTATTAATAGCCATCCTGCGGTAAAACAGAGCTTTATTATACCAATTGATGATAAAGAATTTGGGCAACGAGGAGTGGCAGTGGTGGATGTCAGCGAGACACAGATATTAAGTGAGATTGCGGATTGGTTAAAAGACAAACTCACGCCATATCAATTTCCTGTACATTTCTATCGACTTGAAAGTCAGTTAAAAAGCAGTGGCATTAAGGTCTCTCGAAAGCAGGTCAGAGACTGGGTATACAATCAATAA